Below is a window of Bradyrhizobium diazoefficiens DNA.
GGCTCCCCCGACAGCGCGGCCGCCTGCTCGATCAGCGCCACCGTGAAGTTGGAGACGCCGATGTGGCGGGTCAGGCCCATGCGCTTGGCATGCGCCAGCGCGCCCAGCGTCTCCTCGAGCGGCACGTGCGGATTGGGCCAGTGCAACAGCACGAGATCGACGGAAGAAAGCCGCAGCTTGACCAGGCTTTCCTTGACGGATCGCTCGAGATCGTTGGGCACGAAATGGCTGGTCCAGACCTTGGTGGTGACGAAGACGTCGTCGCGGCGGACGCCGGAGGCGCGCACACCGTCGCCGACTTCGCGCTCATTGTCGTAGATTTGGGCGGTGTCGACGTGGCGGTAGCCGAGCCGCAGCGCCTGCTCGACCACGCGGGCGCAGGTCCGTCCACTCAGCTCCCAGGTCCCGAGCCCGATCGCCGGGATTTTTGCGCCGTTGGCCTCGACGAACAGCATGAGGAATCCTCCCTGTGCGGCCGCCCCACCTGCCATTATGGACCCGCGTCGCCAGAGTGCAACGGAGGGCGCCCACCACCGGGCCGGATCTTCAGCGCAATGCGAACGGGAGGCTCGTTTCAGGCTTTCGCCAGCGCCTGGAATACCGTGTCGGGCGCATGCGCGATCACGGCGAGCAGCGCGCGGGCGGGTCCGCGCGGTGCGCGCTTACCCTGCTCCCAGTTGCGGATGGTCTCGACGGGCACGCCAAGCTTGGCGGCGAACTCCATCTGGGTGAGACAGGCGCGCCGGCGCAAATCGCGCACCGCGAGCGAACCGGCCTCCGGTGGCGGAGTCTGGATCGCAGGCTGGACAGGAAACGGCTGGACCGGAAACGGCTGAACAGGAAGCTCCTGCCCGTCCCGCAACTCAACGACCCGTCCGTCTGCCTTCAGCCGCAACCGCATGCTCATTCCCCCAAACGCGGGCGATGATGCGACAGCACGCTTAAGGTCGAATTAAAGCCGCATCTTGCCCGCGATGCGAGAGTGAGAGTGCCCCGTTACTCACCCCGTCATTGCGAGGAGCCCTTGCGACGAAGCAATCCAGACTGCCGCCGCGGAGGGATTCTGGATTGCTTCGCTGCGCTCGCAATGACGGGCGGGGAGAGCAGCGCCCGAAAACTGGCCGCTACCTCAACCCGAACCACAGCGTCGCGATGCCGAGGAAGGAGAAGAAGCCGACGACGTCGGTCACGGTCGTCACGAACGTGCCCGAGGCCACGGCAGGGTCGGCGCGCACACGTTCAAGCGCCATCGGGATCAGGATGCCGCCGAGCGCGCCGGCGAAGAGGTTGCAGATGATCGCGAGCCCGATGACGATGCCGAGGCCGGGAATCTTGAACCAGGCCACCGCAGCGATCCCCGTGATCACGGCAAAAGCCACGCCGTTGACGAGGCCGACCGTGGCTTCGCGCATCACGACGCGCCAGGCGTTGGAGGAGCCGAGCTCGCGGGTGGCGAGCGCCCGCACCGCGACCGTCATGGTCTGAGTCGCGGCATTGCCGCCCTGGCTCGCCACGATCGGCGCGAGCACGGCGAGCGCCACCATCTTCTCGAGCTGGCCTTCGAACAGGCCGAGCACGGAGGACGCCAGGAAAGCGGTGGCGAGGTTGACCAGCAGCCAGTTGAAGCGGGCGCGCGCGATGGTGAACACGGTGTCGGAGAG
It encodes the following:
- a CDS encoding aldo/keto reductase; the protein is MLFVEANGAKIPAIGLGTWELSGRTCARVVEQALRLGYRHVDTAQIYDNEREVGDGVRASGVRRDDVFVTTKVWTSHFVPNDLERSVKESLVKLRLSSVDLVLLHWPNPHVPLEETLGALAHAKRMGLTRHIGVSNFTVALIEQAAALSGEPLVCNQVEYHPYLDQAKVRAACDQHRMALVAYSPIARGRIKSDQTLAEIGHAHHKTPAQICLRWLVQQNVSAIPRTSRVERLSENIEIFDFALTEDEMAIISALASPKGRLTDFGFAPKWD
- a CDS encoding DNA-binding transcriptional regulator encodes the protein MSMRLRLKADGRVVELRDGQELPVQPFPVQPFPVQPAIQTPPPEAGSLAVRDLRRRACLTQMEFAAKLGVPVETIRNWEQGKRAPRGPARALLAVIAHAPDTVFQALAKA